One genomic window of Grus americana isolate bGruAme1 chromosome 29, bGruAme1.mat, whole genome shotgun sequence includes the following:
- the CRTC2 gene encoding CREB-regulated transcription coactivator 2 isoform X4, giving the protein MAAAGAGAGPGPGAGSSAGAGASNPRKFSEKIALQKQRQAEETAAFEEAQKLRLAHSRGPYYSGSLPNVNQIGSGVSDFQGPLHSPLDSTRSTRHHGLVERVQRDPRRMMSPLRRYVRQIDSSPYGPTYLSPPPEPSWRRTMPWSNFPMEKGHLFRLPSALNRTNSDSALHTSVMNPNPQDAYLGPSQGAPPPGRRSGFLDGDADSKVFVFQVPPIEETFDDNKHSLKPWDAKKLSSSSARPRSCEVPGIHIFPSPDQPANVPLIPSALNTGGSLPDLTNLHFPSPLPTPLDPDETAYPSLSGGNSTSNLANTMTHLGISGSMGLGTGYDSPGLTSPMQSSLSNPSLQSSLSNPNLQASLRSPSLQSSLSNPSLQSSQSSSSIPSSLSNQSLPSSLSSSLSNPSLPTSPRSQPMQSSPSNPSLPSGLSGSSYAPMVQASINTSPRRRVPLSPLTLPMGGDSRRQHPKQFSPTMSPTLSSITQGVPLDTSKLPADQRLPPYSYSQPGLLLQSQPSQKTLHQPVQQSPPQPPLPPAPPARPPVPPSGAAQRPYAPQYQPNASLQQQQQLGQPLSDFGLGSFEQFGMGESPTGNSGGFPEELGSLSYPPSEGTYDPHVLNRQNLSNCSRHGPIPNIVLTGDSPPGISKEIATALAGVPGFEVDAATLGLEEDLKIEPLTLDGLNMLSDPYALLTDPAVEDSFRTDRLQ; this is encoded by the exons atggcggcggcgggcgcgggggccgggcccgggcccggtGCTGGTTCCTCAGCCGGTGCCGGTGCTTCTAACCCGCGGAAGTTCAGCGAGAAGATCGCGTTGCAGAAGCAGCGGCAGGCGGAGGAGACGGCGGCTTTCGAGGAG GCGCAGAAGCTGAGGCTGGCACACAGCCGGGGACCCTACTACAGCGGCTCCCTGCCCAACGTCAACCAGATCGGCAGCGGCGTCTCCGACTTCCAG GGCCCTTTGCACTCGCCGCTGGACTCCACACGCAGCACCCGGCACCACGGCCTGGTAGAGCGAGTGCAGCGGGATCCGCGCCGGATGATGTCCCCCCTCCGCCGATACGTCCGACAGAT CGACAGCTCTCCCTACGGACCGACCTACCTGTCGCCTCCGCCCGAGCCCAGCTGGAGGAG GACCATGCCCTGGAGTAACTTTCCCATGGAGAAAGGACACTTGTTTAGGCTGCCCTCGGCTCTCAACAG AACAAATTCCGACTCGGCTCTTCACACGAGCGTGATGAACCCCAACCCCCAGGACGCCTACCTGGGCCCCTCGCAgggcgccccgccgcccggccgtCGGAGCG GTTTTCTGGACGGGGACGCAGACAGTAAAG TGTTTGTTTTCCAAGTGCCTCCCATCGAAGAGACTTTCGATGACAACAAGCATTCGCTGAAGCCCTGGGACGCCAAAAAG ctctcctcctcctcggcccGGCCGCGGTCCTGTGAAGTCCCTGGGATCCA CATATTTCCGTCCCCGGATCAGCCTGCCAACGTCCCCCTCATCCCCTCGGCCCTCAACACGGGCGGCTCCCTTCCCGACCTCACCAACCTGCATTTTCCCTCCCCGTTGCCCACCCCTCTCGACCCGGACGAGACGGCTTACCCCAGCCTGAGCGGGGGCAACAGCACCAGCAACCTGGCCAACACCATGACGCACCTGGGCATCAGCGGCAGCATGGGACTGGGGACGGGCTACGACTCGCCAG GACTTACCTCACCTATGCAGAGCTCCCTGAGTAACCCGTCCCTGCAGTCCTCGCTTAGCAATCCCAACCTCCAGGCCTCCCTGCGAAGCCCCTCTCTCCAATCCTCCCTCAGCAACCCCTCGCTCCAATCCTCCCAAAGCAgttcctccatcccttcctcGCTCTCCAAccagtccctgccttcctccctctcctcttcgCTCAGcaatccctccctccccacgtccccccgCAGCCAGCCCATGCAATCTTCCCCCAGCAACCCCAGCCTGCCCTCCGGCTTGAGCGGCTCTTCCTACGCCCCCATGGTGCAGGCGTCCATAAACACCTCGCCCCGCCGACGGGTCCCGCTCAGCCCCCTCACCCTCCCAATGGGTGGCGACTCCAGAAGGCAGCACCCCAAACAGTTCTCACCAACAATGTCACCCACATTGTCCTCCATCACCCAG GGGGTGCCCCTGGACACCAGCAAGCTGCCGGCCGACCAGCGGCTCCCGCCGTACTCCTACAGCCAGCCCGGTTTGCTCCTGCAGTCGCAGCCGAGCCAGAAAACCCTGCACCAACCCGTGCAGCAGTcccccccgcagccgccgctgccccccgcccctccgGCACGGCCGCCGGTGCCGCCGAGCGGAGCCGCGCAACGTCCGTACGCCCCCCAGTACCAGCCTAAcgcctccctgcagcagcagcagcagctgggacagcCCCTGAGCGACTTCGGCTTGGGCAGC TTCGAGCAGTTCGGGATGGGGGAAAGCCCCACCGGCAACAGCGGCGGTTTCCCCGAGGAGCTGGGGAGCCTGAGTTACCCCCCGAGCGAGGGAACCTACGACCCCCACGTCCTCAACCGGCAAAACCTGAGCAACTGCAGCCGCCACGGCCCCATCCCCAACATCGTCCTCACCG GGGATTCTCCCCCCGGCATCTCCAAGGAGATCGCGACAGCGCTGGCCGGCGTTCCCGGTTTCGAGGTGGACGCGGCGAcgttggggctggaggaggattTGAAAATCGAACCACTCACCCTGGACGGACTGAACATGCTGAGCGATCCCTACGCCCTGCTCACCGACCCGGCCGTGGAGGATTCCTTCCGCACCGACCGCCTCCAGTGA
- the CRTC2 gene encoding CREB-regulated transcription coactivator 2 isoform X3, with the protein MAAAGAGAGPGPGAGSSAGAGASNPRKFSEKIALQKQRQAEETAAFEELQAQKLRLAHSRGPYYSGSLPNVNQIGSGVSDFQGPLHSPLDSTRSTRHHGLVERVQRDPRRMMSPLRRYVRQIDSSPYGPTYLSPPPEPSWRRTMPWSNFPMEKGHLFRLPSALNRTNSDSALHTSVMNPNPQDAYLGPSQGAPPPGRRSGFLDGDADSKVFVFQVPPIEETFDDNKHSLKPWDAKKLSSSSARPRSCEVPGIHIFPSPDQPANVPLIPSALNTGGSLPDLTNLHFPSPLPTPLDPDETAYPSLSGGNSTSNLANTMTHLGISGSMGLGTGYDSPGLTSPMQSSLSNPSLQSSLSNPNLQASLRSPSLQSSLSNPSLQSSQSSSSIPSSLSNQSLPSSLSSSLSNPSLPTSPRSQPMQSSPSNPSLPSGLSGSSYAPMVQASINTSPRRRVPLSPLTLPMGGDSRRQHPKQFSPTMSPTLSSITQGVPLDTSKLPADQRLPPYSYSQPGLLLQSQPSQKTLHQPVQQSPPQPPLPPAPPARPPVPPSGAAQRPYAPQYQPNASLQQQQQLGQPLSDFGLGSFEQFGMGESPTGNSGGFPEELGSLSYPPSEGTYDPHVLNRQNLSNCSRHGPIPNIVLTGDSPPGISKEIATALAGVPGFEVDAATLGLEEDLKIEPLTLDGLNMLSDPYALLTDPAVEDSFRTDRLQ; encoded by the exons atggcggcggcgggcgcgggggccgggcccgggcccggtGCTGGTTCCTCAGCCGGTGCCGGTGCTTCTAACCCGCGGAAGTTCAGCGAGAAGATCGCGTTGCAGAAGCAGCGGCAGGCGGAGGAGACGGCGGCTTTCGAGGAG CTGCAGGCGCAGAAGCTGAGGCTGGCACACAGCCGGGGACCCTACTACAGCGGCTCCCTGCCCAACGTCAACCAGATCGGCAGCGGCGTCTCCGACTTCCAG GGCCCTTTGCACTCGCCGCTGGACTCCACACGCAGCACCCGGCACCACGGCCTGGTAGAGCGAGTGCAGCGGGATCCGCGCCGGATGATGTCCCCCCTCCGCCGATACGTCCGACAGAT CGACAGCTCTCCCTACGGACCGACCTACCTGTCGCCTCCGCCCGAGCCCAGCTGGAGGAG GACCATGCCCTGGAGTAACTTTCCCATGGAGAAAGGACACTTGTTTAGGCTGCCCTCGGCTCTCAACAG AACAAATTCCGACTCGGCTCTTCACACGAGCGTGATGAACCCCAACCCCCAGGACGCCTACCTGGGCCCCTCGCAgggcgccccgccgcccggccgtCGGAGCG GTTTTCTGGACGGGGACGCAGACAGTAAAG TGTTTGTTTTCCAAGTGCCTCCCATCGAAGAGACTTTCGATGACAACAAGCATTCGCTGAAGCCCTGGGACGCCAAAAAG ctctcctcctcctcggcccGGCCGCGGTCCTGTGAAGTCCCTGGGATCCA CATATTTCCGTCCCCGGATCAGCCTGCCAACGTCCCCCTCATCCCCTCGGCCCTCAACACGGGCGGCTCCCTTCCCGACCTCACCAACCTGCATTTTCCCTCCCCGTTGCCCACCCCTCTCGACCCGGACGAGACGGCTTACCCCAGCCTGAGCGGGGGCAACAGCACCAGCAACCTGGCCAACACCATGACGCACCTGGGCATCAGCGGCAGCATGGGACTGGGGACGGGCTACGACTCGCCAG GACTTACCTCACCTATGCAGAGCTCCCTGAGTAACCCGTCCCTGCAGTCCTCGCTTAGCAATCCCAACCTCCAGGCCTCCCTGCGAAGCCCCTCTCTCCAATCCTCCCTCAGCAACCCCTCGCTCCAATCCTCCCAAAGCAgttcctccatcccttcctcGCTCTCCAAccagtccctgccttcctccctctcctcttcgCTCAGcaatccctccctccccacgtccccccgCAGCCAGCCCATGCAATCTTCCCCCAGCAACCCCAGCCTGCCCTCCGGCTTGAGCGGCTCTTCCTACGCCCCCATGGTGCAGGCGTCCATAAACACCTCGCCCCGCCGACGGGTCCCGCTCAGCCCCCTCACCCTCCCAATGGGTGGCGACTCCAGAAGGCAGCACCCCAAACAGTTCTCACCAACAATGTCACCCACATTGTCCTCCATCACCCAG GGGGTGCCCCTGGACACCAGCAAGCTGCCGGCCGACCAGCGGCTCCCGCCGTACTCCTACAGCCAGCCCGGTTTGCTCCTGCAGTCGCAGCCGAGCCAGAAAACCCTGCACCAACCCGTGCAGCAGTcccccccgcagccgccgctgccccccgcccctccgGCACGGCCGCCGGTGCCGCCGAGCGGAGCCGCGCAACGTCCGTACGCCCCCCAGTACCAGCCTAAcgcctccctgcagcagcagcagcagctgggacagcCCCTGAGCGACTTCGGCTTGGGCAGC TTCGAGCAGTTCGGGATGGGGGAAAGCCCCACCGGCAACAGCGGCGGTTTCCCCGAGGAGCTGGGGAGCCTGAGTTACCCCCCGAGCGAGGGAACCTACGACCCCCACGTCCTCAACCGGCAAAACCTGAGCAACTGCAGCCGCCACGGCCCCATCCCCAACATCGTCCTCACCG GGGATTCTCCCCCCGGCATCTCCAAGGAGATCGCGACAGCGCTGGCCGGCGTTCCCGGTTTCGAGGTGGACGCGGCGAcgttggggctggaggaggattTGAAAATCGAACCACTCACCCTGGACGGACTGAACATGCTGAGCGATCCCTACGCCCTGCTCACCGACCCGGCCGTGGAGGATTCCTTCCGCACCGACCGCCTCCAGTGA
- the CRTC2 gene encoding CREB-regulated transcription coactivator 2 isoform X1 has product MAAAGAGAGPGPGAGSSAGAGASNPRKFSEKIALQKQRQAEETAAFEEVMMEICSTRLQAQKLRLAHSRGPYYSGSLPNVNQIGSGVSDFQGPLHSPLDSTRSTRHHGLVERVQRDPRRMMSPLRRYVRQIDSSPYGPTYLSPPPEPSWRRTMPWSNFPMEKGHLFRLPSALNRTNSDSALHTSVMNPNPQDAYLGPSQGAPPPGRRSGFLDGDADSKVFVFQVPPIEETFDDNKHSLKPWDAKKLSSSSARPRSCEVPGIHIFPSPDQPANVPLIPSALNTGGSLPDLTNLHFPSPLPTPLDPDETAYPSLSGGNSTSNLANTMTHLGISGSMGLGTGYDSPGLTSPMQSSLSNPSLQSSLSNPNLQASLRSPSLQSSLSNPSLQSSQSSSSIPSSLSNQSLPSSLSSSLSNPSLPTSPRSQPMQSSPSNPSLPSGLSGSSYAPMVQASINTSPRRRVPLSPLTLPMGGDSRRQHPKQFSPTMSPTLSSITQGVPLDTSKLPADQRLPPYSYSQPGLLLQSQPSQKTLHQPVQQSPPQPPLPPAPPARPPVPPSGAAQRPYAPQYQPNASLQQQQQLGQPLSDFGLGSFEQFGMGESPTGNSGGFPEELGSLSYPPSEGTYDPHVLNRQNLSNCSRHGPIPNIVLTGDSPPGISKEIATALAGVPGFEVDAATLGLEEDLKIEPLTLDGLNMLSDPYALLTDPAVEDSFRTDRLQ; this is encoded by the exons atggcggcggcgggcgcgggggccgggcccgggcccggtGCTGGTTCCTCAGCCGGTGCCGGTGCTTCTAACCCGCGGAAGTTCAGCGAGAAGATCGCGTTGCAGAAGCAGCGGCAGGCGGAGGAGACGGCGGCTTTCGAGGAGGTGATGATGGAGATCTGCTCCACCCGG CTGCAGGCGCAGAAGCTGAGGCTGGCACACAGCCGGGGACCCTACTACAGCGGCTCCCTGCCCAACGTCAACCAGATCGGCAGCGGCGTCTCCGACTTCCAG GGCCCTTTGCACTCGCCGCTGGACTCCACACGCAGCACCCGGCACCACGGCCTGGTAGAGCGAGTGCAGCGGGATCCGCGCCGGATGATGTCCCCCCTCCGCCGATACGTCCGACAGAT CGACAGCTCTCCCTACGGACCGACCTACCTGTCGCCTCCGCCCGAGCCCAGCTGGAGGAG GACCATGCCCTGGAGTAACTTTCCCATGGAGAAAGGACACTTGTTTAGGCTGCCCTCGGCTCTCAACAG AACAAATTCCGACTCGGCTCTTCACACGAGCGTGATGAACCCCAACCCCCAGGACGCCTACCTGGGCCCCTCGCAgggcgccccgccgcccggccgtCGGAGCG GTTTTCTGGACGGGGACGCAGACAGTAAAG TGTTTGTTTTCCAAGTGCCTCCCATCGAAGAGACTTTCGATGACAACAAGCATTCGCTGAAGCCCTGGGACGCCAAAAAG ctctcctcctcctcggcccGGCCGCGGTCCTGTGAAGTCCCTGGGATCCA CATATTTCCGTCCCCGGATCAGCCTGCCAACGTCCCCCTCATCCCCTCGGCCCTCAACACGGGCGGCTCCCTTCCCGACCTCACCAACCTGCATTTTCCCTCCCCGTTGCCCACCCCTCTCGACCCGGACGAGACGGCTTACCCCAGCCTGAGCGGGGGCAACAGCACCAGCAACCTGGCCAACACCATGACGCACCTGGGCATCAGCGGCAGCATGGGACTGGGGACGGGCTACGACTCGCCAG GACTTACCTCACCTATGCAGAGCTCCCTGAGTAACCCGTCCCTGCAGTCCTCGCTTAGCAATCCCAACCTCCAGGCCTCCCTGCGAAGCCCCTCTCTCCAATCCTCCCTCAGCAACCCCTCGCTCCAATCCTCCCAAAGCAgttcctccatcccttcctcGCTCTCCAAccagtccctgccttcctccctctcctcttcgCTCAGcaatccctccctccccacgtccccccgCAGCCAGCCCATGCAATCTTCCCCCAGCAACCCCAGCCTGCCCTCCGGCTTGAGCGGCTCTTCCTACGCCCCCATGGTGCAGGCGTCCATAAACACCTCGCCCCGCCGACGGGTCCCGCTCAGCCCCCTCACCCTCCCAATGGGTGGCGACTCCAGAAGGCAGCACCCCAAACAGTTCTCACCAACAATGTCACCCACATTGTCCTCCATCACCCAG GGGGTGCCCCTGGACACCAGCAAGCTGCCGGCCGACCAGCGGCTCCCGCCGTACTCCTACAGCCAGCCCGGTTTGCTCCTGCAGTCGCAGCCGAGCCAGAAAACCCTGCACCAACCCGTGCAGCAGTcccccccgcagccgccgctgccccccgcccctccgGCACGGCCGCCGGTGCCGCCGAGCGGAGCCGCGCAACGTCCGTACGCCCCCCAGTACCAGCCTAAcgcctccctgcagcagcagcagcagctgggacagcCCCTGAGCGACTTCGGCTTGGGCAGC TTCGAGCAGTTCGGGATGGGGGAAAGCCCCACCGGCAACAGCGGCGGTTTCCCCGAGGAGCTGGGGAGCCTGAGTTACCCCCCGAGCGAGGGAACCTACGACCCCCACGTCCTCAACCGGCAAAACCTGAGCAACTGCAGCCGCCACGGCCCCATCCCCAACATCGTCCTCACCG GGGATTCTCCCCCCGGCATCTCCAAGGAGATCGCGACAGCGCTGGCCGGCGTTCCCGGTTTCGAGGTGGACGCGGCGAcgttggggctggaggaggattTGAAAATCGAACCACTCACCCTGGACGGACTGAACATGCTGAGCGATCCCTACGCCCTGCTCACCGACCCGGCCGTGGAGGATTCCTTCCGCACCGACCGCCTCCAGTGA
- the CRTC2 gene encoding CREB-regulated transcription coactivator 2 isoform X2: MAAAGAGAGPGPGAGSSAGAGASNPRKFSEKIALQKQRQAEETAAFEEVMMEICSTRAQKLRLAHSRGPYYSGSLPNVNQIGSGVSDFQGPLHSPLDSTRSTRHHGLVERVQRDPRRMMSPLRRYVRQIDSSPYGPTYLSPPPEPSWRRTMPWSNFPMEKGHLFRLPSALNRTNSDSALHTSVMNPNPQDAYLGPSQGAPPPGRRSGFLDGDADSKVFVFQVPPIEETFDDNKHSLKPWDAKKLSSSSARPRSCEVPGIHIFPSPDQPANVPLIPSALNTGGSLPDLTNLHFPSPLPTPLDPDETAYPSLSGGNSTSNLANTMTHLGISGSMGLGTGYDSPGLTSPMQSSLSNPSLQSSLSNPNLQASLRSPSLQSSLSNPSLQSSQSSSSIPSSLSNQSLPSSLSSSLSNPSLPTSPRSQPMQSSPSNPSLPSGLSGSSYAPMVQASINTSPRRRVPLSPLTLPMGGDSRRQHPKQFSPTMSPTLSSITQGVPLDTSKLPADQRLPPYSYSQPGLLLQSQPSQKTLHQPVQQSPPQPPLPPAPPARPPVPPSGAAQRPYAPQYQPNASLQQQQQLGQPLSDFGLGSFEQFGMGESPTGNSGGFPEELGSLSYPPSEGTYDPHVLNRQNLSNCSRHGPIPNIVLTGDSPPGISKEIATALAGVPGFEVDAATLGLEEDLKIEPLTLDGLNMLSDPYALLTDPAVEDSFRTDRLQ, encoded by the exons atggcggcggcgggcgcgggggccgggcccgggcccggtGCTGGTTCCTCAGCCGGTGCCGGTGCTTCTAACCCGCGGAAGTTCAGCGAGAAGATCGCGTTGCAGAAGCAGCGGCAGGCGGAGGAGACGGCGGCTTTCGAGGAGGTGATGATGGAGATCTGCTCCACCCGG GCGCAGAAGCTGAGGCTGGCACACAGCCGGGGACCCTACTACAGCGGCTCCCTGCCCAACGTCAACCAGATCGGCAGCGGCGTCTCCGACTTCCAG GGCCCTTTGCACTCGCCGCTGGACTCCACACGCAGCACCCGGCACCACGGCCTGGTAGAGCGAGTGCAGCGGGATCCGCGCCGGATGATGTCCCCCCTCCGCCGATACGTCCGACAGAT CGACAGCTCTCCCTACGGACCGACCTACCTGTCGCCTCCGCCCGAGCCCAGCTGGAGGAG GACCATGCCCTGGAGTAACTTTCCCATGGAGAAAGGACACTTGTTTAGGCTGCCCTCGGCTCTCAACAG AACAAATTCCGACTCGGCTCTTCACACGAGCGTGATGAACCCCAACCCCCAGGACGCCTACCTGGGCCCCTCGCAgggcgccccgccgcccggccgtCGGAGCG GTTTTCTGGACGGGGACGCAGACAGTAAAG TGTTTGTTTTCCAAGTGCCTCCCATCGAAGAGACTTTCGATGACAACAAGCATTCGCTGAAGCCCTGGGACGCCAAAAAG ctctcctcctcctcggcccGGCCGCGGTCCTGTGAAGTCCCTGGGATCCA CATATTTCCGTCCCCGGATCAGCCTGCCAACGTCCCCCTCATCCCCTCGGCCCTCAACACGGGCGGCTCCCTTCCCGACCTCACCAACCTGCATTTTCCCTCCCCGTTGCCCACCCCTCTCGACCCGGACGAGACGGCTTACCCCAGCCTGAGCGGGGGCAACAGCACCAGCAACCTGGCCAACACCATGACGCACCTGGGCATCAGCGGCAGCATGGGACTGGGGACGGGCTACGACTCGCCAG GACTTACCTCACCTATGCAGAGCTCCCTGAGTAACCCGTCCCTGCAGTCCTCGCTTAGCAATCCCAACCTCCAGGCCTCCCTGCGAAGCCCCTCTCTCCAATCCTCCCTCAGCAACCCCTCGCTCCAATCCTCCCAAAGCAgttcctccatcccttcctcGCTCTCCAAccagtccctgccttcctccctctcctcttcgCTCAGcaatccctccctccccacgtccccccgCAGCCAGCCCATGCAATCTTCCCCCAGCAACCCCAGCCTGCCCTCCGGCTTGAGCGGCTCTTCCTACGCCCCCATGGTGCAGGCGTCCATAAACACCTCGCCCCGCCGACGGGTCCCGCTCAGCCCCCTCACCCTCCCAATGGGTGGCGACTCCAGAAGGCAGCACCCCAAACAGTTCTCACCAACAATGTCACCCACATTGTCCTCCATCACCCAG GGGGTGCCCCTGGACACCAGCAAGCTGCCGGCCGACCAGCGGCTCCCGCCGTACTCCTACAGCCAGCCCGGTTTGCTCCTGCAGTCGCAGCCGAGCCAGAAAACCCTGCACCAACCCGTGCAGCAGTcccccccgcagccgccgctgccccccgcccctccgGCACGGCCGCCGGTGCCGCCGAGCGGAGCCGCGCAACGTCCGTACGCCCCCCAGTACCAGCCTAAcgcctccctgcagcagcagcagcagctgggacagcCCCTGAGCGACTTCGGCTTGGGCAGC TTCGAGCAGTTCGGGATGGGGGAAAGCCCCACCGGCAACAGCGGCGGTTTCCCCGAGGAGCTGGGGAGCCTGAGTTACCCCCCGAGCGAGGGAACCTACGACCCCCACGTCCTCAACCGGCAAAACCTGAGCAACTGCAGCCGCCACGGCCCCATCCCCAACATCGTCCTCACCG GGGATTCTCCCCCCGGCATCTCCAAGGAGATCGCGACAGCGCTGGCCGGCGTTCCCGGTTTCGAGGTGGACGCGGCGAcgttggggctggaggaggattTGAAAATCGAACCACTCACCCTGGACGGACTGAACATGCTGAGCGATCCCTACGCCCTGCTCACCGACCCGGCCGTGGAGGATTCCTTCCGCACCGACCGCCTCCAGTGA
- the SLC39A1 gene encoding zinc transporter ZIP1: protein MVTRTGPGMAELAWSPGAAPRPPPGLEAKLGSLVLLLLLPLACGLAPLCCFRQPPSSADTRSPVLSLVSCFAGGVFLATCLLDLLPDYLASITAALEGLRITLQFPLPEFILAMGFFLVLVLEQVALAQRELSSIPEETRALLPAGSIQTPSPQPSVPGVRGAIRSGLLVLALALHAVLEGLALGLQEAEGAVLRVCLALLLHKCAVAFSLALKLLRGRLRPPAVVACLVLFAMMSPLGVGLGTAVAAGAGARQRLCRGVLEGLAAGTFLYITFLEILPQELGVPQHRIPKVILLLAGFALVTAILFIKI from the exons ATGGTAACGAGAACCGGGCCCGGGATGGCGGAGCTTGCCTGGAGCCCCggggcggccccgcgccccccgcccgggCTGGAGGCGAAGCTGGGCTccttggtgctgctgctgctgctgcccctcgcCTGCGGGCTCGCCCCCCTCTGCTGCTTCCGCCAGCCCCCCAGCTCCGCCG ACACCCGCAGCCCGGTGCTCAGCCTGGTGAGCTGCTTCGCCGGCGGCGTCTTCCTGGCCACCTGCCTGCTCGACCTCCTGCCCGACTACCTGGCCAGCATCACCGCGGCGCTGGAGGGGCTGCGCATCACG CTGCAGTTCCCCTTACCGGAGTTCATCCTGGCCATGGGCTTCTtcctggtgctggtgctggagcaggtCGCGCTGGCGCAACGGGAGCTGTCGTCCATCCCGGAGGAGACGCGCGCTCTGCTTCCCGCCGGTTCCATCCAAACCCCTTCGCCTCAACCCTCCGTTCCCGGAGTCCGCGGCGCCATCCGCTCCGGGTTGTTGGTGCTGGCGCTGGCGCTGCACGCCGTTTTGGAGGGGCTGGCGCTGGGGTTGCAGGAGGCGGAGGGGGCCGTGCTGCGCGTCTGCCTGGCGTTGCTGCTGCATAAATGCGCCGTGGCCTTCAGCCTGGCGCTGAAACTGCTGCGGGGTCGTCTGAGGCCGCCGGCGGTGGTCGCCTGCTTGGTCCTTTTCGCTATGATGTCACCGTTGGGCGTGGGGTTGGGgacggcggtggcggcgggcgCAGGAGCGCGGCAGCGCCTGTGCCGGGGGGTGCTGGAGGGTTTAGCGGCCGGGACGTTCCTTTACATCACTTTCCTGGAGATTTTGCCGCAGGAACTTGGGGTCCCCCAGCATCGCATCCCCAAGGTCATCCTGCTCCTCGCCGGCTTCGCCCTCGTCACCGCCATCCTCTTCATCAAGATCTGA
- the CREB3L4 gene encoding cyclic AMP-responsive element-binding protein 3-like protein 4 → MEPEVPELLDALLEPQDGLFPGSVLPDPPFSGSAPSPGGSEPAFEGWTLPEDGGSKTEELLRLTVNPNDACGLGGRLASPGGHSSQDASPEPPGPDEVPPPALYEVVCDLSTPLHGSVVSIQLDDWLCPALLPGSCIINELPAASLPAPLPATLQTPSPTTLRLTEEEKRLLAQEGVTLPGTLPLTQTEERILKKVRRKIRNKQSAQDSRRRKKEYLDGLESRAAACSAQNQELRKKVQELENRNGSLLRQLQALIKQTSNKAAQTSTCVLILLFSLGLILFPNYSPFRWGLGRSRNSDRPTGVISRNILTQGEPLGPAGEAPFPAPGWLRVEEPGPAAPEDTGAEGGHGEGRPPHSREPGTNSSGWTPPGAPVGAAKQGHGDEM, encoded by the exons ATGGAGCCGGAGGTGCCGGAGCTCCTGGACGCTCTCCTGGAGCCGCAGGACGGGCTCTTCCCGGGCAGCGTCCTCCCCGATCCCCCCTTCTCCGGCTCGGCCCCATCTCCCGGTGGCTCGGAACCGGCCTTCGAGGGCTGGACGCTCCCCGAGGATGGC GGGAGCAAAACCGAGGAGCTGCTGCGGCTGACGGTGAACCCCAACGACGCCTGCGGCCTGGGCGGCCGCCTCGCCTCCCCAGGTGGCCACAGCTCCCAAGACGCTAGCCCGGAGCCCCCCGGGCCCGACGAGGTGCCCCCCCCGGCCCTATACGAGGTGGTCTGCGACCTCAGCACCCCCCTGCACGGCAGCGTCGTCTCCATCCAGCTGG aCGACTGGCTGTGCCCCGCGCTGCTCCCCGGTTCCTGCATCATCAACGAGCTGCCTGccgcctccctgcctgctccgcTGCCTGCCACCCTGCAGACGCCCAGCCCCACCACG CTGCGCCTGACGGAGGAGGAGAAGCGGCTGCTGGCGCAGGAGGGGGTGACGCTGCCCGGCACCCTGCCCCTCACCCAG actgAGGAGCGGATCCTGAAGAAGGTGAGGAGGAAGATCCGGAACAAGCAGTCGGCCCAGGACAGCCGGCGGAGGAAGAAGGAGTACCTGGACGGGCTGGAGAGCAG GGCGGCCGCGTGCTCAGCCCAGAACCAGGAGCTGCGTAAGAAAGTCCAGGAGCTGGAAAATCGCAACGG GTCGCTGCTGCGGCAGCTGCAGGCGCTGATCAAGCAGACGTCCAACAAGGCCGCCCAGACCAGCACCTGCGTCCTG atcctgctcttctccctgggactCATCCTGTTCCCCAACTACAGCCCCTTCCGCTGGGGGCTGGGGCGCAGCCGGAACAGCGACAGGCCCACCGGAG TGATttccaggaacatcctgaccCAGGGGGAGCCGCTGGGACCGGCCGGAGAAGCCCCATTCCCTGCGCCGGGGTGGCTGCGGGTGGAAGAGCCgggccctgcagctccagaggaCACCGGAGCTGAaggggggcacggggaggggaggCCCCCCCATAGCAGGGAGCCGGGCACCAACTCCTCAGGCTGGACCCCCCCTGGGGCTCCGGTGGGGGCAGCGAaacagggacacggggacgaGATGTGA